A region of the Methanobacterium sp. Maddingley MBC34 genome:
TCGCAGGATTAGTTTGTGGTGCTGTAACCAGCTTGATATGGTTGTTATTCGGTTTTAAAAAAACAGCAGAACCCTTAGGAATTTCCAACGCTTTAATGGGACAGTCGACTATTATTACCTCTGTACCCTGGCCAACTGTAGATCCCATGATTGTGGCCCTGCCAGTGGCAATTATAGTTACTATTGTGGTTAGTTTACTTACCAAACCCCCTGAAAAGGAGTTCCTGGATAAGTGTTTTGAGGGAGTGGACCAGTCCAGGGGAAAATAACCCATGGATTTAACACCAAATCCTTTTTGAATTAGTTACTGTTTGAAATGATTAAGGCCTAAACTGGAGTATAATTGATTTCAATGAAACTTGGAAATTATCAGTATAAAAAAACCAGTCAACTTAGTTGGGTGGAAGTGTTCCAAAATCCGTGTCATATCAGTTTTCAGACTTTCCAGACAGGTTCAGTGGTCATCAATCTGAAGGGTACTTTAAATCCAGATCACCCCCGTGCTAGGGATATTGAAGATCAGGAACTGGAGGTTCCCATACTGGCACAGTGGGTACACCACCAGGAAAAGGGTGACTTTTTACTGGATGTAGGACTGGATTCATCCTACTTTAAAGACCCTTGCGGAGGATTAGAAGGAACTTCTGTTGATGAATACCAGCAGGAAGAAAATCAGAATATTGCTTACCATCTTGAAAAAAGAGATATTAGCCTTAAAATGGTATTTCTAAGCCATTTACATTCTGACCACGCAGCTGGGGTGAGAGAACTGCCTCAAAATATTCCATATATAACTGGTAAGGGTGAGTATAAAGAGTACCATCCAGAAGTCCATGGTGATTTTTTAGAAGGTTTGGAAGAGTTATTTGAAATTGATTATTCCAAGGCACAGAATATGCCATTTTTAGGGCCTAGTGTGGATCTCTTGGGTGATGGATCTCTATGGGCAATCCATACTCCTGGACACACCCCTGGACACAGTTCTTTCCTTGTAAATGGGATGGATGGTCCGATTTTCATGGTAATGGATGCTGCATTTATTCGTGAGAACCTCAAACTTGGTGTGGCCCCCAGTGACTACACTTGGAATACAGGGGTGGCTCAGGAAACCCTTGAGAAGATTTTAACGTTTTTAAGATTGTATCCTCAGGTTACGGTGGGCGCTGGTCACGAGGTCTTAAAATAGTTTTAAAACTGGTTAAGAAGTCTTTTTAATATTTTTATAAATTTTTAGAAATACAACTGTTATATCTGATTGAGTTTGAAGAATATCATAAAAGTATGCTAAAATGATAAGAAGGTTTTAAAGTGGGATGTAGTGGTGCTTTAGGTGAGGAAAATAAAACCTCTATGAATGTTATATAGCGAAAAACCAAAATACAACTTAGAGGTTGGGCTGTTATGAATTCACAAGAAATTAAAATTATCGCAGGAAAACTTGGAGCAGATCTCTGTGGAATTACCCACGTAGATAGGTTTAAAAACGCACCACCTGGTTTTAATCCCACAGATATATATTCTAAGTGTAAATCAGTTATAGTTTTTGCAAAACGATTCCCTTCTGGATCTTTATCTGCCGAAAACTCCATTCCGTATACCCTTGTTCGTGATGTAATTATTCAGGAAGTTGATAGATTATGCATTGAATTTTTCCAGATTTTAGAAGATTTAGGAATCGAAGCCGTACCCATACCATCCAGTGATCCTTCAGAATACTGGGAAGCTGAAAATCAGTATGCTAGAGGTATCTTATCATTAAGACATGCAGGTTATTTAGCAGGATTGGGTCTTC
Encoded here:
- a CDS encoding Zn-dependent hydrolase, glyoxylase (PFAM: Metallo-beta-lactamase superfamily), which translates into the protein MISMKLGNYQYKKTSQLSWVEVFQNPCHISFQTFQTGSVVINLKGTLNPDHPRARDIEDQELEVPILAQWVHHQEKGDFLLDVGLDSSYFKDPCGGLEGTSVDEYQQEENQNIAYHLEKRDISLKMVFLSHLHSDHAAGVRELPQNIPYITGKGEYKEYHPEVHGDFLEGLEELFEIDYSKAQNMPFLGPSVDLLGDGSLWAIHTPGHTPGHSSFLVNGMDGPIFMVMDAAFIRENLKLGVAPSDYTWNTGVAQETLEKILTFLRLYPQVTVGAGHEVLK